From Nitrospinota bacterium, one genomic window encodes:
- a CDS encoding cytochrome c maturation protein CcmE, whose protein sequence is MSEAIVPESSGMEADKTPSAPTPKKSGMNSAQKKFAVGAAILAAAIGYLIYTGVQTSGSYYKTVSEVMAMGSAAEGVGLRLEGKVAPGSVWKEVSNLKLSFRLLDKSQKSIMVYYEGVTPDMFQDNIDVVVEGKLANGKFIATKLLTSCPSRYDAAKEVKKSI, encoded by the coding sequence ATGTCAGAAGCGATCGTCCCGGAATCTTCGGGAATGGAGGCGGATAAAACGCCGTCCGCGCCCACTCCCAAAAAGAGCGGCATGAACAGCGCACAGAAAAAATTCGCCGTTGGAGCGGCCATCCTTGCGGCCGCCATTGGGTATCTTATATACACCGGCGTCCAGACAAGCGGGTCTTATTACAAAACGGTGTCTGAAGTGATGGCGATGGGCTCCGCCGCCGAAGGGGTGGGGCTGCGGCTTGAGGGCAAGGTGGCCCCGGGCAGCGTGTGGAAGGAAGTGAGCAACCTGAAGCTGAGTTTCCGCCTGCTGGACAAGTCCCAAAAGTCCATCATGGTGTACTATGAAGGAGTGACGCCGGACATGTTCCAGGACAACATTGACGTGGTGGTGGAAGGCAAACTTGCCAACGGCAAGTTCATCGCCACCAAACTGCTTACCAGTTGCCCATCCAGGTATGACGCCGCGAAGGAAGTGAAAAAGTCCATATAG
- a CDS encoding adenylate/guanylate cyclase domain-containing protein, with product MNQEENKTSVPSEFADIESYLDSRAKLEAMFEEKFTKTLAVMFTDIKDSTSITEIEGDLAMRQMIKHHNDILFPLIKKHGGTLVKTIGDGTLSYFESTQECLRAAVEIQKEIDDSNLHKQTKVPILVRIGFHTGKCILEKNDVYGDVVNTAAKVQSAANPAEIYLSEAAYHALDDASEVYCRFAKSAELKGKKESVNIYKAFWNPQEIESDKVHKAEAVPQAKGMAPAMKIAVMVAAPLLAVLVLVILSRILSNTSAETDKRSITHSVEPARPSK from the coding sequence ATGAATCAGGAAGAGAACAAGACAAGCGTCCCTTCGGAATTCGCGGACATAGAGTCGTATCTGGACAGCCGCGCCAAGCTGGAGGCGATGTTTGAGGAGAAGTTCACCAAGACCCTCGCGGTGATGTTCACGGACATCAAGGACTCCACCTCCATCACCGAGATTGAAGGCGACCTGGCGATGCGCCAGATGATCAAGCATCATAACGACATCCTGTTTCCCCTGATAAAGAAACATGGCGGAACCTTGGTAAAGACCATCGGGGACGGGACGCTTTCTTATTTTGAAAGCACACAGGAATGCCTGCGCGCCGCCGTGGAGATACAAAAAGAGATTGATGACAGCAATCTTCATAAACAAACGAAGGTGCCGATCCTTGTGCGAATCGGTTTTCACACCGGCAAGTGCATACTTGAGAAAAACGACGTGTATGGAGACGTGGTGAACACCGCCGCCAAGGTTCAGTCAGCGGCCAATCCGGCGGAGATATACCTTTCGGAAGCGGCATATCACGCGCTGGACGACGCGTCGGAGGTATACTGCCGGTTCGCCAAGTCGGCGGAGCTTAAGGGCAAGAAGGAAAGCGTCAATATATACAAAGCGTTCTGGAATCCGCAGGAGATAGAGTCGGACAAGGTCCACAAGGCCGAGGCCGTTCCACAGGCAAAGGGGATGGCTCCGGCGATGAAGATTGCGGTCATGGTTGCGGCCCCTTTGCTGGCGGTCCTGGTTCTGGTGATTTTAAGCCGCATTCTCAGCAATACATCAGCCGAGACGGACAAACGTTCGATAACCCATTCCGTGGAACCCGCCCGCCCTTCAAAATAG
- the rplU gene encoding 50S ribosomal protein L21, which translates to MYAVVKACGRQYKVSEGDVIVVDKIEGDIGATVELGPVLMAGEGESVKIGAPHVDGKKVTAKILRQAKGTKVTIIKHRRRNDYRLKKGHRQLETTLQIVSIN; encoded by the coding sequence ATGTACGCGGTTGTGAAGGCCTGTGGCAGGCAATACAAGGTGTCCGAAGGCGATGTGATCGTCGTGGACAAGATCGAAGGCGACATTGGCGCCACTGTGGAGCTGGGGCCAGTGCTGATGGCCGGTGAAGGGGAGTCCGTGAAGATCGGCGCCCCCCATGTGGACGGCAAGAAAGTGACGGCGAAGATACTGCGCCAGGCCAAGGGAACGAAGGTGACGATCATCAAGCATCGCCGCAGGAACGATTACCGGCTGAAAAAAGGCCACAGGCAGCTTGAGACCACGCTTCAGATCGTTTCGATAAACTAA
- the rpmA gene encoding 50S ribosomal protein L27 codes for MAHKKGQGSTSNGRDSAGRRLGVKRFQGQVVRAGNILVRQRGTKFYPGKNAGIGKDHTIFALIDGVVAFAQKGRGGRRFISIDPVTAA; via the coding sequence ATGGCACATAAAAAAGGACAAGGCTCCACATCCAACGGGCGGGATTCCGCCGGGCGCCGGCTTGGCGTGAAAAGGTTCCAGGGGCAGGTGGTGCGCGCGGGGAACATCCTGGTGCGCCAGCGCGGCACGAAATTCTATCCCGGCAAGAACGCGGGGATCGGCAAAGACCACACGATTTTCGCCCTGATAGACGGCGTTGTGGCGTTTGCCCAGAAAGGCCGGGGAGGCCGCCGGTTCATTTCCATAGACCCGGTCACCGCCGCCTGA